In a genomic window of Gossypium arboreum isolate Shixiya-1 chromosome 9, ASM2569848v2, whole genome shotgun sequence:
- the LOC108455914 gene encoding uncharacterized protein LOC108455914, giving the protein MATTEEFSFPTSTDLYPCSIDSPPLWRLSPAASPDVFLHSKGKQEEDCFPVSQRADEDDHQERKSKSHEDHNGWKQSDKGVAEDEDEDEEEKMDMLWEDFNEEELPRSGSSSRCSEDMVEMGCGGGHSLKLSKTNAGMFSQSPRRAGMLVFMRVLRKFFLLHNSHRSSNSHLPN; this is encoded by the coding sequence ATGGCCACTACCGAAGAATTCAGCTTCCCTACCTCCACTGATTTGTACCCTTGCTCCATTGATTCACCGCCGTTATGGCGTCTGTCTCCTGCAGCATCTCCTGATGTTTTTCTTCACAGCAAAGGTAAACAAGAAGAAGATTGTTTTCCAGTTAGTCAGAGAGCAGACGAAGATGATCACCAGGAAAGAAAGAGCAAATCGCACGAAGATCACAATGGTTGGAAGCAGTCGGACAAAGGCGTTGCTGAAGATGAAGACGAAGATGAAGAGGAAAAGATGGACATGTTGTGGGAGGATTTCAACGAAGAAGAATTACCAAGAAGTGGAAGTTCATCGAGGTGTTCAGAAGATATGGTAGAAATGGGATGCGGTGGTGGTCACAGCCTGAAATTGTCGAAAACCAATGCGGGCATGTTTTCTCAAAGCCCCAGGAGAGCAGGCATGCTGGTTTTCATGAGGGTATTGAGAAAGTTCTTCTTGCTCCATAATTCTCATCGCTCTTCCAACTCACACTTGCCAAACTAA